aaaaggaaagacatgtaataaggtaataggactaggaaaaggaattcatagttctatatatatatgatcaccaaagttgtggttgatcatatgagcaagattagagcttgtgtttagttttgagagattttataaacatcaataaagagagttgtctttatataagctaagtttcatcttgcagttgccattacatACCACATGTCCTAGTCCAGCTCGAGGCCCAAATCTCTTCATTATCCTTCTTCAATAAATCTCGAGCCTTCTTCATTATCTCTCAGTCACAGCAAAGCATCAGTTCCTAATcaaacaccatcatcaccatGTTCTTCTTCCTACTCGACAGTTAACTCAGCACCTTTGCAGACTCAAACCATCTCCTTCATCTCTGTAATCTCATCTCGAGCTCCATCAACACCATCACCGTCCAATGGCATCACCATGCTCGAGTTCTTCATTCTGCAATAGCGCCCATATCTTACCCATTGGCAGCTCTAGTTTCAACTGGTTCTCTACGAGTTATCTTCCATCAAGAGCTGCGACATCACCATCATTCATTATGATTAACTCATCTCCGGCTTCACACAATAATGGCAGCAACCTCCATTTTTAACCAAACCACAGCAACACCTCCTTCGCTCGGACCCTTTTAAACAACATCAATGTTCATCGTCACCATCGTGATCAACTTCATTCATTCAATCATCCAATCACTGATCATCAAACTCGTTGTCACTGCCATCAGTGGAAGCAGCCAGCCATTCTTATTTTCGCGTTGTTCTCAGTCACGACAAAGACCGAGCATCAATGGCTTTCATCAGCTCTGTTAGCAAGACTCCATAAGACTTGCCTATTATGCCTCAATCCTAAGACCCTGACCAAGTATTCTGTCAAATTCAGTAGCCTACAATAATGGCGTGTAATCTCATTTGGTTGTTAAACACGTTGTAACAGACTGAGATTCATATTGATATAAATATAGTTGCTATCTACACGATCAAGTGTGGAAGCATTCACCATCAAAACCCTTTTCTAACTTGGTATCAGGAGGGTTTGATCCCCTCTCTTTTCCACTGTTACAATCAAACCAACACAAGAAACACAAAAAAACCATCAATGGCAGACACCACCAATACCCTTAGACAGGTGTAGATTCATCATTTAGTAACATTAAAACATACAGAAACTAATCATATTCTGTGGAAAGCACAGTTCAAACCCATTCTAAAGGGGTATGATCTCAATGGGTTTGTGGATGGAACCAAACCAGTACCTGCAAGAACATTACCAAACAGTGATGCTGTTAATCCTGAGTTCACGGCTTATGAACATCAGGACTCTTTAATTGTTGGATGGTTTAATTCAACATTAACTCCAGAGGTTCTCAGCAATGTAGCCCTTCTCACAACTGCAAAAGACGTTTGGGATAAACTTGAATCGGAGTATGCACCTAAGACATTTCATCATCAGATGAATCTAAAGAAACAACTTCATAGCATGTCCAAAGGTAACAAAACACTCAAAACCTATTTGAATGATGCTAAATCCTTATTTGCTCAGTTGGCAGAGTCTGGCTGCGCTGTtacaacaaatgaaaaaaaaggcCATTAGTAATGGCCTCAATCAAAGTTATGATACCATTGTCACGGCGTTAAGCACTGTAGATGACATGGACATAGACACCTTCTACTCTCATCTAGTTACCTTTGAGATGCGTCAAGAGCAACAGTTATCATTATTGCAGGCACCAGTTGCAAATATAGTTGCAACCCAAGCAGGGTCATCCAGCAGAGGAGATCCAAGGAGATTTACCAATCAGGGATATCAATATAACAACAACTCATCAAGCAATCGGTCGCAGCAGTATCAACGCAATCAACAGACTATTGAAAAGTGCCAGATTTGTAAGAAGAAAGGACATCTGGGAGACAGATGTTGGTTTCGTTATGAGAAATCTAGTAACAACTCCAATCGTTCTCCTGCAGCCTATGTTGCCTTCCCTGGTGGTCATCAAAACAATGAATGGGTGACTGACACAGGAGCAACTCACCACCTTACAGCTGACATGTGCAACCTGTCTATTCCCCATGAATACCATGGTACTGAACAAGTTCATGTGGGAAATGGTAATGCACTGGATATTTCCAACGTTGGTAATGGTTCCTTTACACTGAACTCACGTATTTTTATGTTGAACAATATCTATCATGTTCCTCAGATAAAAACTAATCTCCTATCAGTTTCACAATTTTGTAAAGACAACAATGTCTTTTTTGAATTTCACTATGGCTTTTTTGTTGTAAAGGACAACGCACGGGGAGTCGCTGCTAAGAGGGATCAATAAGAATGGGTTGTATGTGTTTGATGGAGTCAGTTTGCCAAAGTGTTCAATAAAACCAACCGCAATGGTTTCCTCAACTCTTCCAATATGGCATCAGCGTTTAGGTCATCCTATGCTTAGCACTGTGTCAAAAATTTGTCGTCAGTTTTCCCTTCCAGTGAGCAATAAAATTTTTGAATTCTGTCACTCTTGTCATGTGAGTAAAAGCAAGAAGTTGTCTTTCACACTTAGTAACACTGCTTATAATAAAACTTTGAGCTTAGTTGTCTCTGATATTTGGGTATCTCCTTCTTTGTCAAGAACTGGCTTTCGCTATTATATCTTGTTTATGGATGTATTTTCTCATTATACATGGATTTTTCCGCTAGTACAGCGTTCTGATGCTTTGCAAACCTTTATTCTATTTAGGAAGCAGGTTGAAAATCTTAcatacaataaaataaaaatctttcaGTCAGATAATGCCTTGGAATACAGAAATTTCACATCTTATCTAAATGACTCAGGCATCCAGCATCGTTTTTCATGTCCTCACGCGTCTCCTCAAAATGGACTGGCTGAGCGTCGAATCAGACATGTCACAGAGTCTGGTTTGGCTCTACTCTTTCATGCACATATGCCTAAATCATTCTAGGCAGATGCCTTTCTTACTGCTTGCTATCTCATTAATAGACTGCCCAAGTCACGGTCAGAATCAAAAACTCCACTTGAACTTTTATTCAACAAGCAACCTAATCATTCCTTCCTCAAGGTCTTTGGCTGCTTGGCATATCCTTGCTTAAGGCAATATAACAGTGACAAGTTAGAACCTAGGTCTCTTCCTTGTGTCTTTATTGGTTACAGTAATGCTCATAAAGGTTACATGTGCTTACATAGAgaaacaaacaggatatatatTTCTAGACATGTCAGGTTTGAGGAAAACACATTCCCATTTGCATCCCTCAAGCAGCAGCCACCGATGCCAAATCCAGGTATAGTGCATTCTAGCACAGGTATTTTCTTTAAGTATCCTTTTTGCAACAGTGGTGTACAACATGCTGCCAATCATCATCAACTGCCTGCTCCACAAATTCAAGAAATTGCTCCAATTCAAGCTACATCCTCTGTCTCTGCTGATACACCTGCCATGGAGCTGGATTTATCATCGACTGCTGCATCTCATTCCAATCCATCCTCTACTAATGTATCCACATTACCAATTACAACTGCTCTTGCTTCAGAGGGAGACCACAATGGAGGCCAAGTGCATCCTATGATGACACGTGCGAAATCTGGCATCCACAAGCCAATTCAGAAGTTATGTCTCATTTCCTCGAAACATTCTTTGCCTGATGCAGACTTCATGGAACCAACCTGCTTTTCAGCTGCAAATAAAGATCCAGATTGGAGGGAGGCGATGGATGTTCAAATTGATGCACTTATTCGGAATGGGACTTACTCTCTTGTCGAATATGAACAAGGTATGAATGTTGTAGGATCGAAATGGGTTTATAGAATCAAACAGAACCCAGATGGTTCGATTAACAAAAGGAAGGCCCGTCTGGTGGCCAAAGGTTACAACCAACAACAGGGAATCGATTATAGTGAAACTTTTTCACCGGTGGTTAAACCATGCACCATCCGTCTTGTGTTATCTATTGCAGTTATGCATCACTGGCCAATCAAGCAGTTAGATGTAGAAAATGCGTTTTTGCATGGAACATTGGAGGAGGATGTTTACATGCAGCAGCCACAAGGGTATGTAGATGCAAAATATCCCACACATGTCTGCAAGTTGCACAAATCTCTTTATGGACTCAAGCAGGCGCCTAGGGCCTGGTTTTCAAAGCTCATCAACTATCTACTTCATTTGGGCTTCAAGGGGTCAATTTCAGATAGCTCTCTTTTTATTCGCCAATCAACAGGGTCAACGCTATATGTTCtggtttatgtagatgacattataGTTACAGGTTCTCATGCAGCTGAAATATCTGCTTTGATTGCTGATCTCAGTGCAGTCTTTGCACTGAAAGACTTGGGTGATTTATCCTTCTTTCTAGGCGTAGAAGTGCTCAGGCGTGGAGATGAGCTAATTCTCAGCCAACGTAAATATGTCACGGATATTTTACGTAAGACAAAGATGGATGGGGTTAAACCAGTGAACACACCATTGGCTGCGAATGTTAAAATTCAGAAGGAAGGTACTAGTAAGTTTCATGACCCGAGTTTATATCGCAGTGTTGTGGGTACGCTGCAATATTTGCATTTGACAAGACCGGACATCTCAGTTGCAGTAAACAAGGTCTGTCAGTATATCCATGACCCTTATGAAGAGCACTTGGATCTAGTGAAACGTATCATTCGGTATCTCAAAAGCACAGTTGATTATGGACTGCATCTCCGACCATCAAGTGATATTTCCTTACAAGCCTATTCTGATGCGGATTGGGCTGGCTGTCTTGATGACTGACGATCTACCAGTGGCTATTGTGTCTACTTTGGAGGCAACCTGGTTTCATGGAGTGCAAGAAAGCAGAAGACTGTCTCCAAGTCCAGCACGGAAGCTGAATACCGTGGCAATTTAGGAGCAATGTACTTAACCTCTAATCCCTTGTTTCATGCTCGTACCAAGCACATAGAGATAGACTACCACTTTGTTCGTGAGCGTGTAGCCTCAAAGCAACTTCAGGTCAGGTTCATTAGTTCAAGAGATCAAATAGCAGACATCTTCACCAAGGGGTTACTAGCGCCAAGGTTTCATTTACTGAGAAGCAAGTTGCATCTTCGCGAGCTacagtacaacttgagggggagtgttagcaAGACTCCATAAGACTTGCCTATTATGCCTCAATCCTAAGACCATGACCAAGTATTTTGTCAAAGTCAGTAGCCTACAATAATGGCGTGTAATCTCATTTGGTTGTTAAACACATTGTAACAGACTGAGATTCATATTGATATAAATATAGCTGCTATCTACACGATCAAGTGTGGAAGCATTCACCATCAAAACCCTTTTCTAACTAGATCGAACTCTTTCTTCTCCATTTCCTGTTATGCTCATTCAGAAAGCCGTATTCTTCCTCGCCTTGTAATGCAGCAACACGAGAATGGCCGGAGCTGGTCGTGAAACTCGGCCAAGTTCTGTTCTGTTGAGTTTAAATGGTAGAAGATAATGGCCCTAAGTAAATAGGCCGGGTGTCTTTAACAGCTATTTGAATTATGGCTTCCCCCAGTAAACGACTTGACtgcctttagcagttcctttAAAACATTCACCCATTAACAGAATGACTGCCCCTTAACGTACTGTGGGGTGGCAATAGCCATTGACCTTTCAAATGACCATTTTGCCTTGTAGTCTTCTAAGTTCTTGTtctgcccataacttcttcatacgaactcagaatgactttGTTCTTTCGCCATTCACTTCATCTTCATGTCCTCTGCAAAATGATGACTAGAAATCCTCCATTTGAACGAGTTACACTGGGTATTTGGCCCTTCTTCACTTGTgacttcacttttgtagctatTTCCGCTTCTTTTGGATGTTTcatctaataaaacacaaataagagaaaacaagagtaatatacaacaattcacaagaatatatagcaattaatagcatggattcgacactaaataagtgcaaaatatgcacttaaaaatatcatcagaaatcatctcataagattgtctctgaatttgtccatgaatcaaactggaggacgctatgaagtttaatgattcccgagaacaatgacatcccaagtggattatgagaatgtgcacgagtcaatggaaagatcatgcgagcatattgatgattaatttcatatacacttgcttaaggaaataaagcaaaatgagatcgaaccaagctccttgttgcttaatatcaacaaagagcatatttggcctacacaatccaggtagggtctttgacaaatatacaggtatttggtgtggtagtgctaaccaaccaagtgtaaagcctatgagacatacatgattatttgtcaTAGAGCATAGTGGGAAGAATGAAGTCTCAAAATatcaagactcgccttgtggcgtgaggtttctcacaaagccctggaattgtcctCTTATAATGAACGTTATAGTGTTCCGCTTAATTAGCTtgataatttcaaaaggactttgaatgcaacatatgtatgtggttattacgtatctctgaaagaatcaagagatagaagatatttacaaaagtacttgatagtcttttgttacccaaatcaagtgactttaAACCACATAGTGCATATgtatgtggtatacccgtctaagtggctatttgatttggaggggatagacaagtaagttatttttccttgcgtattcacaagaaagttcttgatttggaattgtagctatctatgtcaattgtacagacatgatgggtattCTTGAtctaataagagaccttaaaagctattcgaaatccgaatttgagatgaaaaatctgggaaaagctcgaccgaataatgagcttgtggtatattattccaccagttttcaTATGTCTAAatttgtcaggcaatttaataaagacatgcatcctgataacactcccatgattagtcgaggttcaaatgtaagtaagtgaccatttcgtctaaaggaagatgacgaagatgtgttggggatgaaattctcatatctaagtacaatagacgcattgttatACCTAGTATAAtaatatactcgattaaattttacatccccagggaacttgttagctagatacagCTCAGCGCccacgcaacgtcattggaatggtacaatgaatgtaatcatatacttaaaagtaaccattttgttttatccctgcaaagacataaaaaggaatgctaatgaaagtgcaatccaaaagttgttgattataaatgaacaataatctcttctccaacgaaagtaatcagggggagatatggcaAACTATTTTTCATTACCAATATTtagtttcgaaaaatacatgactaaaggaactgcctggaacaactctgaaagtaatcagggggagatgccgacatcagggggaggattcAAGGACATGATGtcaacatattttacttcgaactTGAAGTTGTGtagtactctttttcccttcgaccaagaatagtttttcccaaagggttttgttactcgacaaggtttttagcgagacaacactaaaaacatcaattatgttgaacgttgaagacataaagatcgcgttgatattactgaaaatatctgaatcaaaaaaatgaaacgcgatattctattaagcaacgtaacttccagaatcaacaacatggtcttgtaaacattcaagtcattaaagtaaagtgtgataaactccttttgactgcattagactaatgaaaattgtctgacatcagggggagcatctaatggtgtgttgcactattttccttcaccgtggttgctttttcccacatggttttgttactcggcacggTTTTAATGACACAACAACAAATACCGGGAATgcaatttcccaactaaggctgttgtctttcccacgaggattttcttccttaagagttgtgaagcaactaatcaacttcaacggagcaaagtgatcatctgcgacggatcacctttacttgcatctgtcacgttgtactcttttccctccgtcaaggttttatcccactgggttttccttgtcaaggttttagtgaggcaacatattggagtccaactatgttctaagttttcttaatattgtactctttttctttagttcaggttttgtccctctgggttttcttgacaaagttttaacgaggaaattaacttagactcgtcgatctttggaGATCGTAtttcatgtgatgaactacatgtaaggtacgagacaacatgtgaagtactacatgtgaagagttgtaccaaggttttatcccactggatttttccttgtcaaagttttagtaaggcaattgatttcggcacaagtcatcaaggagacaacgacatttgaagaactacattggaagcactatatgtgaagcactacgtCTGGAATTCCAttgttgaaccgcacaagggggagtgttatagggcctatggcccatggatgtgcggtccattaaatgactagattttccttaacatgtatataaaaaacaTTATGTGTATGTAATATATGATGTTTGTTTATCCATaagaagttcttctccttctctaattGTTATTCCAATATATTTTATTTTGTacctcaaaaagaaaaaattattttttcacCCTTCACACGGATAGCCCGTTCGGTTGGGAGAATTAGAATCCTAAGAAtccaattccttgaaccgaacgggGCAAATGAACTCTATGTAATTGGGAATTTCAATTCCTAGAAATccaattcccttcaaaatgataGATTTCTATTGCATTGGTTCAATGatgcaatggaattggattccgGGTAATAACAATGGTAATTGAATTATCTCAACCGAACATGAATTTTTGGATTGGAATCAAAttccttggaatccaattccaggaattggattaccccataattgaattcTTAAGATTCTAATTCTCCCAAATAAACGGGCTAAGATAGTCGTCTATAAAATATCAGGCCGGTTTTGGTCCACGTGTCCAGCGGAATTGGCCATGAATTTTTAAAGTGTTTCTATTGTAGCGACTGAGGTTGAGGATGCATTTTTGTTGTTGATAAGGCGAAGGAGGAGTAAGTTAAGGCTAGACTGTGTACAGTACTTGGAAGGTGTTAATCAATGGCAACGGCATCCACTTCTTCACTTCATCAACCTCCTTCATCTCTCTTCAACAATGGTAGATTTTACCGTCAAAACATTTCGGTTCCATCTACATTTCTTCGATTCAAAGATAGAAGGAGTTACTCAAAAACACCCATCACAGCAAATCTCGTGAAGAATGAGTTGAGATATCGAAAGCTTGGAGATTCTGACCTACAAATTAGCGAAATTACACTCGGAACGGTAAAACAATTCTTCAATTATCCACTGCACATTCATTGTTTGTGACATTGGTTCTAAAGAAAACGGAATGTATTGTTTGAATGGTGGACAGATGACTTTTGGGGAACAGAATACAGAGAAAGAGGCTCATGAAATTCTGAGTTACGCATTCGAAAATGGAATTAATATATTGGACACTGCAGAAGCTGTAAGTCTCGTTCCAAAACCTCCATAGATGTTCTTTTTATCTAAGTAATTTCTTGAGTTTGAATTCAATCTAGGAAGCTCAAATGCAGCCTCATGCTAGAGAGTTTAAGGGTTGTGCATTTGGTTAGATTAGATGTCCAGCTCCAGTGTTTCTTGAGTTATGGAAAGGTTAGGCTGATATTGAGCAGTGTATTTAGTCAGTGCCCGCACAGAAACAAAACAATTGCTGAAGTTGACCCTTGTCTGTTAGTCGAAGAAACAATCACCATGATCCATCCGAGTCCTAGAAGCTCAGTTTTACATGAGAGTGATAATTTTAGAAGTTGATCTCTTCCCTCTAATGATTTTTTTTGCATCCTTATAGGTCAACTCTTAAGCAGCCTCCTAGAGAGAACACCGTAGGAAAGCCTAAGTGAGAAGAGAACAGAATTGCAAGTTAAGTTTGTTATCCACGAGGTATTCTTAACAATAATGTTACATGAAGCTTTCTTTCCCATAAAAAAATCTAGCTGGTCTTTTAAGGTTGTAAGAGTAAACCATCTGGCTATATCTCAGGTAGTATCCGAAAGATTGTTTTGGTGGGCACCATCCTTAAACTTGTGTTCGACAGGATTTGATTAAGGACAAAATAatatgaaaagaagaaagaagggaactgTTAGTCTATTGTGAggccacttgtttactccattaACCTATGTTACTGTTATTACTTCTTCTTACCTGAGCTAAAAGACTTTGAAAGTAAATATTCTAGCATATCTCCCATAAAGTGGTCACATCTTGATACTTTACGATGTATACGTGTTAAAATGTATGCTATATAGTTTTGCGTATAATTCCAAATATGCATTATATGAAAAATCTCGTGCTTCTTTGTAATGCTTCTTCGTTTTGGATTAAGCTGGTTGTGACTAGGTGAGCTGCAATAACATATGTCTTGTTTCGTTTTGAAGTACCCAATTCCCATGAAAAAGGAAACACAAGGAAGAACAGACCTTTATATTGGAAGCTGGATGCAGTCTCAACCCCGTGATAAGGTCAATTTGCGAAGCTACCATTATCTATTTTCTGTCTGTTGTTATCTTTTTATGCTCCCTTGGACTTACCCAACGACCGGTTTTCCATTTTGCTCAAACTAATTGTTTTGAAATCACATTCTTTCTTTTTTCCATTGAGTATGCTAATTTTTCTCCTAGATAAAAATAAAAGGCTTCTGCTTGTCCAATGTTTTTGTCAAGTCATCATAAAAAGTGGAACAAAAAGTCTGCAATAAAATTCATTCTCTTGTTAGCATCTCGGGGAAATTGAAAGGCATCATAAATTTGAATTTCTCAAACAAGGTGCTGCCTGACCTAAGACAGCAAGTTTTCAACAAATTAAAATTTCCAAAGCCCTAAATTGTAGAATAGTGTTTGTAAGTATCTTTAGCAGGTAAAGAAATAAGGATACTAATGCTTTTCTGCAAGAACGCAAATAGTTTTTCTAATGACCTAATTTACTAAGTTGCTAACATCATGAGTCTGTTTTAGGTTATTTTGGCAACTAAGGTTTGTGGCTATTCAGAGCGATCAACTTATATACGTGAGAATGCAAGCGTTTTGCGTGTTGATGCTGCTAACATTAAAGAAAGTGTAGAGAAAAGCCTTAAGCGCCTCAACACTGACTACATTGATTTGTTGCAAATACATTGGTTAGTTTTCATTTTTGATTCTTGTCACCTACTTGCTGGTCACTCATTGTATGGAGTTTTAAAACCTCACTAGTCACTCTTTAAAACTTTATATCCAAGTCATTCAGCTTGCATTTTGGAGAAAAGGGTAATATTTCATGTTTCTGTGTGATGGCATTTATCGTATGGTAGTTAGCAGTATTTGATTTTCCAGTCATTTCAAAATGGTTTTCTTGAGTGGTTGTAAAAGATAAAATCGTTAGTGTTCAACTATACTTTTCCCTGATAATCCTTTATCACTCGGTATCAGTCCATGCATTTGTCCCTAACTTTTCCATGTGGACAGCTTTTTCTATTTTGAAGTCCATACTTTATCCTGATAATCCGTCATACATACTGCAAATGCCCCTGATTTTTCCAGTAATATATTTTTCTACTTCTGAGACCTATATAAACATATTGTTTCAGGCCAGATCGTTATGTGTCATTATTTGGCATGTCATCTTATGATCCTTCAAAGTGGAGACCCAGTGTGCCATTCGTGGAACAACTCACGGCCTTTAAAGAACTCATTGATGAAGGAAAGGTAAGTATCAGGCGTTATGATATTTGGTTTGCCTTA
This genomic stretch from Papaver somniferum cultivar HN1 chromosome 5, ASM357369v1, whole genome shotgun sequence harbors:
- the LOC113283113 gene encoding uncharacterized protein LOC113283113 is translated as MATASTSSLHQPPSSLFNNGRFYRQNISVPSTFLRFKDRRSYSKTPITANLVKNELRYRKLGDSDLQISEITLGTMTFGEQNTEKEAHEILSYAFENGINILDTAEAYPIPMKKETQGRTDLYIGSWMQSQPRDKVILATKVCGYSERSTYIRENASVLRVDAANIKESVEKSLKRLNTDYIDLLQIHWPDRYVSLFGMSSYDPSKWRPSVPFVEQLTAFKELIDEGKVRYIGVSNETSYGVMEFVHAAKVEGLPKIVSIQNSYSLLVRCQFETDLVEVCEPKNCNIGLLAYSPLAGGTLSGKYLNSDTEAAKNGRLNIFPGYMERYNKSLSKQATEKYVELAKKHGLTPVQLALGFTRDRSFVCSSIIGATSVEQLKENIDAFVTTEQPLSPEVMKGIEDIFARYRDPTIF